In the genome of Desulfovibrio aminophilus DSM 12254, one region contains:
- a CDS encoding NfeD family protein — translation MFADMTIPYQVWLLVGLAFVVADLAAPGLILSFLGLGCLLAAGAAYLAPASQPVVQAGVALAGALFGLLAIRPPLRRARKRRLERRAERQARDAAEREAQEEAMSFSTKRKAPARAESAPDDPFAAAKPQAPKRRRDPFADLTPPKPPSRPATMPGGSQPLSILEEDDERSGFDLLEPVLDDALSLSIDEERHSPLLLTDAMEQPERPAPKKSRPQPDLDLTMSLDGERPHAPRDPVGRTARVLEPIGPFTSGEVEVDGERYKAFSDDNLKPGDKAHVRERMPDHPEILLLSSR, via the coding sequence ATGTTCGCGGACATGACCATTCCATACCAGGTCTGGCTTCTGGTGGGCCTGGCCTTCGTGGTGGCCGACCTGGCCGCCCCGGGCCTGATCCTCTCCTTCCTGGGGCTGGGCTGCCTGCTGGCCGCCGGAGCGGCCTACCTGGCCCCGGCCTCCCAGCCCGTGGTCCAGGCCGGCGTGGCCCTGGCCGGAGCCCTCTTCGGCCTGCTGGCCATCCGCCCGCCCCTGCGCCGGGCCCGGAAGCGCCGCCTGGAACGCCGCGCCGAGCGGCAGGCCCGGGACGCCGCCGAACGCGAGGCCCAGGAAGAGGCCATGTCCTTCTCCACCAAGCGGAAAGCCCCGGCCCGCGCCGAGTCCGCCCCGGATGATCCCTTCGCCGCCGCCAAGCCCCAGGCCCCGAAACGGCGCCGCGACCCCTTCGCGGACCTGACCCCGCCCAAGCCGCCGTCCCGGCCCGCCACCATGCCCGGCGGCTCCCAGCCCCTGTCCATCCTGGAAGAGGACGACGAGCGCTCGGGCTTCGATCTCCTGGAGCCCGTGCTGGACGACGCCCTGTCCCTGTCCATCGACGAGGAACGGCACTCTCCCCTGCTGCTCACCGACGCCATGGAGCAGCCCGAACGCCCGGCGCCCAAAAAGTCCAGGCCGCAGCCCGATCTGGACCTGACCATGTCCCTGGACGGCGAGCGCCCGCACGCCCCGCGCGACCCCGTGGGCCGCACCGCCCGGGTTCTGGAGCCCATCGGCCCGTTCACCTCCGGCGAGGTGGAGGTCGACGGCGAGCGCTACAAGGCCTTCTCCGACGACAATCTCAAGCCCGGGGACAAGGCCCACGTCCGCGAACGCATGCCCGACCACCCCGAGATCCTCCTCCTTTCGTCCCGTTAG
- a CDS encoding NAD(P)/FAD-dependent oxidoreductase — MEKTSIKPRAPLGEIGPDGLIRIARVVEEFGIPVVRATAGQRLLLAGIRPGDYEAVRAALGGGEAHCPHYVQACPGRAGCAHALADGPDLGLELEALLAEMVLPAKVKAGVSSCPRSCAESLVRDLGLVGRSSGWSLYFGGNAGMKPRVGDLLAGKLSAAESLGLARRVLEFYAREGKAKERTARFVERIGLDAVREAVLQGKTKDSERSVRQAALVLA; from the coding sequence GTGGAGAAGACGAGCATCAAACCCAGGGCTCCCCTGGGCGAGATCGGACCGGACGGGCTGATCCGCATCGCCCGGGTGGTGGAGGAGTTCGGCATTCCCGTGGTCCGGGCCACGGCCGGGCAGCGTCTGCTCTTGGCGGGCATTCGGCCCGGGGACTACGAGGCCGTGCGCGCGGCCCTGGGCGGCGGCGAGGCCCACTGCCCGCACTATGTCCAGGCCTGCCCGGGCCGGGCGGGATGCGCCCACGCCCTGGCCGACGGTCCGGACCTGGGGCTGGAGCTGGAGGCCCTGCTGGCGGAGATGGTCCTGCCCGCCAAGGTCAAGGCCGGGGTCTCGTCCTGCCCGCGCTCCTGCGCCGAGAGCCTGGTGCGCGACCTGGGGCTGGTGGGCCGCTCCTCGGGCTGGAGCCTGTATTTCGGCGGCAACGCGGGCATGAAGCCGAGGGTCGGCGACCTGTTGGCCGGGAAGCTGTCGGCCGCGGAGTCCCTGGGGCTCGCGCGCCGGGTGCTGGAGTTCTATGCCCGGGAAGGGAAGGCGAAGGAGCGGACGGCCCGCTTTGTGGAGCGGATCGGCCTGGACGCTGTGCGCGAAGCTGTTCTCCAAGGGAAAACGAAAGACAGCGAAAGGTCAGTCCGCCAGGCGGCACTGGTTCTTGCCTGA
- a CDS encoding HD-GYP domain-containing protein: protein MSKPVPDAKAAAPTFFTISPLMIFPETLGRFSIYLRQGDEYVLYADSEERFSERHRRNLHESGVKEVFVKTEQKEHFERYVESNLGRILADEALPMPERARIFMDAAKDVVQDVFEERLPAIRKENFERLKNVVEQSIRFLTKEKALTALAPFIAHDYKGYTHSIHVFVFTLAVLQSFGAVEEELFQAGMGAMLHDVGKLRVPKEILNKRSLSRAEQEVLRGHPLWGVSLCAQLTMSQTSLNCILFHHERMDGEGYPGRLPGEGIPFPVRVLSVCDSYDNLTSERPGSSALSPFEALRTMRDDMKGAFDLEVFKRFVQVLSGASLV from the coding sequence ATGAGCAAGCCCGTACCGGACGCGAAGGCCGCCGCGCCGACCTTCTTCACCATCTCGCCCCTGATGATCTTTCCCGAGACCCTGGGGCGCTTCTCCATCTATCTGCGCCAGGGCGACGAGTATGTGCTCTACGCCGACTCCGAGGAACGCTTCAGCGAACGCCATCGGCGCAACCTGCACGAATCCGGGGTGAAGGAAGTCTTCGTCAAGACCGAGCAGAAGGAGCACTTCGAGCGCTACGTGGAGAGCAACCTGGGCCGCATCCTGGCCGACGAGGCCCTGCCCATGCCCGAGCGGGCCCGGATCTTCATGGACGCGGCCAAGGACGTGGTGCAGGACGTCTTCGAGGAGCGCCTCCCGGCCATCCGCAAGGAGAACTTCGAGCGCCTGAAAAACGTGGTCGAGCAAAGCATCCGCTTCCTGACCAAGGAGAAGGCCCTCACCGCCCTGGCCCCGTTCATCGCCCACGACTACAAGGGCTACACGCACTCCATCCACGTCTTCGTCTTCACCCTGGCCGTGCTCCAGAGCTTCGGGGCCGTGGAGGAGGAACTCTTCCAGGCCGGGATGGGGGCCATGCTGCACGACGTGGGCAAGCTGCGCGTGCCCAAGGAAATCCTGAACAAGCGGAGCCTGAGCCGGGCCGAACAGGAAGTCCTGCGCGGGCATCCCCTCTGGGGCGTGTCCCTGTGCGCCCAGCTGACCATGAGCCAGACCTCGCTGAACTGCATCCTCTTCCACCACGAACGCATGGACGGCGAGGGTTATCCCGGCCGCCTGCCCGGAGAGGGAATCCCCTTCCCGGTGCGGGTGCTTTCCGTGTGCGACTCCTACGACAACCTGACCTCCGAACGCCCCGGCTCGTCGGCGCTCTCGCCCTTCGAGGCCCTGCGCACCATGCGCGACGACATGAAGGGAGCCTTCGACCTGGAGGTGTTCAAACGCTTCGTGCAGGTGCTCTCGGGCGCGTCCCTGGTGTAA
- a CDS encoding cupin domain-containing protein, with product MKKVELFKENGFKDKGFSPLFAHESPYMKVVNFNFEPGQELPVHSHDIEGELVIAVLEGRGEFLSKDGALPAETGDILVSPIATPHGLRATTRMRVLVTIAPPI from the coding sequence ATGAAGAAGGTCGAGCTGTTCAAGGAAAACGGTTTCAAGGACAAGGGCTTCTCCCCGCTCTTCGCCCACGAGTCGCCCTACATGAAGGTCGTGAACTTCAATTTCGAGCCAGGCCAGGAGCTGCCCGTGCATTCGCACGACATCGAGGGCGAACTGGTCATCGCCGTGCTCGAGGGCCGGGGCGAGTTCCTGTCCAAGGACGGAGCCCTGCCCGCCGAGACCGGCGACATCCTGGTCAGCCCCATCGCCACGCCCCACGGCCTGCGCGCCACCACCCGCATGCGGGTATTGGTGACCATCGCGCCCCCTATTTGA
- a CDS encoding carbon starvation CstA family protein — protein MNALTLIFVAFCVFAIAYRFYGLFLARKVLGLKCERLTPAVTLADGHDYVKTNKFVLFGHHFAAIAAAGPLLGPVLAAQYGYMPGALWILIGCVVAGAVHDMVVLFASVRHKGRSLGRIAGAEIGGAVGRVAGVAVLFILILALAGLSIAVVNAMAESTWGTFTVFATIPIALIMGVYLHVWRVGDVKGASAIGVVLLFLAVVAGPWVVASPTLGPLFHLTKRQLSLIVPAYGFVASILPVWLLLCPRDYLSTYLKIGTIAMLAGGIAFVRPELLMPAFTQFTAGGGPVIPGPVFPFIFITIACGALSGFHAIIGTGTTPKMIGDEKDVLFVGYGAMLMEGFVAVMALVAACVLVPADYFAINAAPAAFAKLGISVQNLPALAAEVQENIQGRPGGAVSLAVGMAYVFSSVPFMSHLMSYWYHFAIMFEAVFILTAVDTGTRVGRFFLQEMVGAVAPRFMDKHWWPGIISTSAVFTCAWGYLVYTGDIGSIWPLLGMSNQLLAASGLIIGTTMIIRMNKARYAWLTAVPGIIMAFITIWAGYLNIVGNYLPKGQYLLSFLGALVIVLMTIVFAGAIRRWTELLRIDGTVSDPYGEQVLVVVEE, from the coding sequence ATGAACGCGCTCACGCTCATCTTCGTCGCCTTCTGCGTCTTCGCCATCGCCTACCGCTTCTATGGATTGTTCCTGGCCCGGAAAGTGCTCGGCCTGAAGTGCGAGCGGCTCACCCCCGCCGTGACCCTGGCCGACGGGCACGACTACGTGAAGACCAACAAGTTCGTGTTGTTCGGGCACCACTTCGCGGCCATCGCGGCGGCCGGGCCCCTGCTCGGCCCGGTGCTGGCCGCCCAGTACGGCTACATGCCCGGGGCCCTGTGGATCCTCATCGGCTGCGTGGTGGCCGGGGCCGTGCACGACATGGTCGTGCTCTTCGCCTCCGTGCGCCACAAGGGCCGCAGCCTGGGCCGCATCGCCGGGGCCGAGATCGGCGGCGCCGTGGGCCGGGTGGCCGGGGTGGCGGTGCTGTTCATCCTCATCCTGGCCCTGGCGGGTCTGTCCATCGCGGTGGTCAACGCCATGGCCGAGAGCACCTGGGGCACCTTCACCGTCTTCGCCACCATCCCCATCGCCCTGATCATGGGCGTGTACCTGCACGTCTGGCGCGTGGGCGACGTGAAGGGCGCGAGCGCCATCGGCGTGGTTCTACTTTTCCTGGCCGTGGTGGCCGGACCCTGGGTGGTCGCCAGCCCGACCCTGGGTCCGCTCTTCCACCTGACCAAGCGGCAGCTCTCCCTGATCGTTCCGGCCTACGGCTTCGTGGCCTCGATCCTGCCGGTCTGGCTCCTGCTCTGCCCGCGCGACTACCTGTCCACGTACCTCAAGATCGGCACCATCGCCATGCTGGCCGGGGGCATCGCCTTCGTCCGGCCCGAGTTGCTCATGCCCGCCTTCACGCAGTTCACGGCCGGGGGCGGCCCCGTGATCCCGGGCCCGGTGTTCCCGTTCATCTTCATCACCATCGCCTGCGGCGCTCTCTCGGGCTTCCACGCCATCATCGGCACGGGCACCACGCCCAAGATGATCGGCGACGAGAAGGACGTGCTCTTCGTGGGCTACGGGGCCATGCTCATGGAGGGCTTCGTGGCCGTCATGGCCCTGGTGGCGGCCTGCGTGCTCGTGCCCGCGGACTACTTCGCCATCAACGCCGCGCCCGCCGCCTTCGCCAAGCTGGGCATCAGCGTGCAGAACCTGCCCGCCCTGGCCGCCGAGGTGCAGGAGAACATCCAGGGCCGTCCCGGCGGCGCGGTGAGCCTCGCCGTGGGCATGGCCTACGTCTTCTCCTCCGTGCCCTTCATGAGCCACCTCATGAGCTATTGGTACCACTTCGCGATCATGTTCGAGGCCGTGTTCATCCTCACGGCCGTGGACACCGGCACCCGCGTGGGCCGCTTCTTCCTGCAGGAGATGGTCGGCGCGGTGGCGCCCAGGTTCATGGACAAGCATTGGTGGCCGGGCATCATCAGCACCAGCGCGGTCTTCACCTGTGCCTGGGGCTACTTGGTCTATACCGGCGACATCGGCAGCATCTGGCCGCTCCTCGGCATGAGCAACCAGCTCCTGGCGGCCAGCGGCCTGATCATCGGCACGACCATGATCATCCGCATGAACAAGGCCCGCTACGCCTGGCTCACCGCCGTGCCGGGCATCATCATGGCCTTCATCACCATTTGGGCCGGGTACCTGAACATCGTGGGCAACTACCTGCCCAAGGGACAGTACCTGCTGAGCTTCCTCGGCGCGCTGGTCATAGTCCTCATGACCATCGTCTTCGCGGGCGCGATCCGACGCTGGACCGAGTTGCTCAGGATCGACGGGACCGTCTCCGACCCGTACGGCGAACAGGTTCTCGTCGTGGTCGAGGAATAG
- a CDS encoding DEAD/DEAH box helicase, translating to MENETPNTTPDPEAERPEPRLEDLPEVLRLACERAGWTALTPVQSKALPSLLESRDMMVQARTGSGKTGAFVLPMLSRLDASRPECQALVLVPTRELATQVAREAEMLCGPDGPRVVAVYGGVAYGPQIDAFKQGAHIVVGTPGRVLDHLLKRSLTLEHLRMLVFDEADRMLSVGFYPDMKEVQRYLPKRRVHSSMFSATYPGHVLRLAEEFLHEPRMLSLSGAHVSVAEIAHTYYEVPAMGRERCLIRIIELEQPAQAIIFCNKKSDVHFLTAVLQQFGYDADELSADLTQAKREQVLARVRDKSLRFLVATDVAGRGIDIPDLSHVILYEPPEDREAYIHRSGRTGRAGASGEVISLVDVIQKLELVRIARLYSFELIRRELPSDESVSEVVAERLSSMLEAELRSKTPLARERMRRFLPLAGKLAEEADGRMLLAMLLDERYQGSLTAAPALPGERSGRRNERRNENRDERRDEGDRPRPEGAAKRRRRPRKRRGGGGGDQGGGGQDRQD from the coding sequence ATGGAAAACGAAACTCCCAATACGACTCCCGATCCCGAGGCGGAGCGGCCCGAACCGCGCCTGGAGGATCTGCCCGAGGTTCTGCGCCTGGCCTGTGAACGCGCGGGCTGGACCGCGCTCACTCCGGTGCAGTCCAAGGCCCTGCCGTCGCTGCTGGAAAGCCGGGACATGATGGTCCAGGCCCGCACGGGCAGCGGCAAGACCGGCGCGTTCGTGCTGCCCATGCTTTCCCGCCTGGACGCCTCACGCCCGGAATGCCAGGCCCTGGTGCTGGTGCCCACGCGCGAGCTGGCCACCCAGGTGGCCCGCGAGGCCGAGATGCTCTGCGGCCCGGACGGCCCGCGCGTGGTGGCGGTGTACGGCGGCGTGGCCTACGGCCCGCAGATCGACGCCTTCAAGCAGGGCGCGCACATCGTGGTCGGCACGCCCGGCCGTGTGCTGGACCACCTGCTCAAGCGCTCCCTGACCCTGGAGCACCTGCGCATGCTCGTGTTCGACGAGGCCGACCGGATGCTCTCCGTGGGCTTCTACCCGGACATGAAGGAGGTGCAGCGCTACCTGCCCAAGCGCCGGGTGCATTCCTCGATGTTTTCGGCCACCTATCCGGGCCACGTGTTGCGCCTGGCCGAGGAGTTCCTGCACGAGCCGCGGATGCTCTCGCTCTCCGGGGCGCACGTCTCCGTGGCCGAGATCGCGCACACCTACTACGAGGTTCCGGCCATGGGCCGGGAGCGCTGCCTCATCCGGATCATCGAGCTGGAGCAACCCGCCCAGGCGATCATCTTCTGCAACAAGAAAAGCGACGTGCATTTCCTGACCGCCGTGCTGCAGCAGTTCGGCTACGACGCTGACGAGCTGTCGGCGGACCTGACCCAGGCCAAGCGCGAACAGGTGCTGGCCCGGGTGCGGGACAAGTCCCTGCGCTTCCTGGTGGCCACCGACGTGGCCGGGCGGGGCATCGACATCCCGGACCTGTCGCACGTGATCCTCTACGAGCCGCCGGAGGACCGCGAGGCCTACATCCACCGTTCGGGCCGCACGGGCCGGGCCGGCGCCTCGGGCGAGGTCATCTCCCTGGTGGACGTGATCCAGAAGCTGGAACTCGTGCGCATCGCCCGGCTTTACTCCTTCGAGCTGATCCGGCGGGAACTGCCCTCGGACGAGTCCGTGTCCGAGGTGGTGGCCGAACGCCTGTCGTCCATGCTGGAGGCCGAGCTGCGGAGCAAGACGCCCCTGGCCCGGGAACGCATGCGGCGCTTCCTGCCCCTGGCCGGAAAACTGGCCGAGGAGGCCGACGGCCGGATGCTCCTGGCCATGCTCCTGGACGAACGCTACCAGGGCAGCCTCACCGCCGCTCCGGCCCTGCCCGGGGAACGGTCCGGGCGGCGAAACGAACGCCGGAACGAAAACAGGGACGAACGACGGGACGAAGGCGACCGGCCCCGGCCCGAGGGCGCGGCCAAACGTCGCAGACGCCCGCGCAAACGCCGCGGGGGCGGGGGTGGCGACCAGGGCGGAGGCGGCCAGGATCGTCAGGATTGA
- a CDS encoding ATP-binding protein, whose product MKVKRKLIRIDEDLCNGCGQCVPSCAEGALRIIDGKARLVAERFCDGLGACLGECPTGALRVVEVETEDFDPEAVAAHLTEQGRPVPGHMPRPEELRLERPASRPAGGCPGSRVVSMTPCQAANQPRTMGSPAAALSHWPVQIRLVPPHAPFLKDADLLVTADCAPAAYPSLHADFLPGRVLLLGCPKFDDAAAYEDKFTAIFQANLPRSVTVLEMEVPCCSGLSRIVQAAMRRAGIAAPLEKVVIGLDGRVLGRQPLAA is encoded by the coding sequence ATGAAAGTGAAGCGCAAGCTCATCCGCATCGACGAAGACCTCTGCAACGGCTGCGGCCAGTGCGTGCCGTCCTGCGCCGAGGGGGCCCTGCGGATCATCGACGGCAAGGCCCGGCTCGTGGCCGAGCGGTTCTGCGACGGCCTGGGAGCCTGCCTGGGCGAGTGCCCCACCGGCGCGCTCCGCGTGGTCGAGGTGGAGACCGAGGACTTCGACCCCGAGGCCGTGGCCGCTCACCTCACGGAACAGGGACGACCCGTGCCCGGGCACATGCCCCGGCCCGAGGAATTGCGGCTGGAGCGGCCCGCGTCCCGTCCGGCGGGCGGCTGCCCCGGATCACGGGTGGTCTCCATGACCCCCTGCCAGGCCGCCAACCAGCCCCGGACAATGGGGAGCCCGGCCGCCGCCCTTTCGCACTGGCCGGTGCAGATCCGGCTCGTGCCTCCGCACGCGCCGTTCCTCAAGGACGCCGACCTGCTCGTCACCGCCGACTGCGCGCCCGCGGCCTATCCCTCGCTGCACGCCGACTTCCTGCCCGGCCGCGTGCTCCTGCTCGGCTGCCCCAAGTTCGACGACGCGGCCGCCTACGAGGACAAGTTCACGGCCATCTTCCAGGCCAATCTCCCACGTTCCGTCACGGTCCTGGAGATGGAGGTGCCCTGTTGTTCCGGCCTGTCGCGCATCGTGCAGGCCGCCATGCGCCGGGCCGGGATCGCCGCGCCCCTGGAAAAGGTCGTGATCGGCCTGGACGGCCGCGTGCTCGGCCGCCAGCCTCTGGCCGCCTGA
- a CDS encoding PAS domain S-box protein produces the protein MKDEKKTKKDLLRELRELRLHARLLETLGIQPGGTDAKLPLRHMLDAIHDGITLMDRDLTVVLTNSTVDRWYAHAMPVLGRKCHDVFLGRKAPCHDCPSLRAMETGAVQHYEAQRLGPEGPDGWLEVYASPIMDEEGRAVAVLEYSRDITKRRQAEEALSRSEENYRLLVENQADMVVKFDPQGHILFASPALCRALGRSEAQLIGSHYGPLVHPEDRPIAEAGFGTLFAPPYTLTSRTRVLTASGWRWQQWSHRAVVNVRGEVSEVVGTGRDIEDQKRAETALQESEARFRTLTETATVAIFIIQGEHIVYINPAGEQLCGRSLEELHPLPFWEIAHPDMRETVRAYGLARQKGESPPSSYEMEIQLPSGQTRWADLSVTSMEYRGAPAIIGTASDITERRRATLALRDSEARFRSVFESAAVGIALADTRGVLVDVNHTFLDMLGYEAHEALGRSASDFAFPEETDVSEANQRRTLAAPSTPFRTERRYRRKDGSELWADISVSPILDQNGRVSALMAVLLDIGEAKRASLALNETLDELDSVLDNSLVGIAVMRDRVITRVNSRMADMLGYTAQELLGRSSRVIHISDKYFEEFGQVYHRRLDRTQFTNIEYPLMRKDGREIWCRLAGKAIDRSNLSRGVVWCVEDVTEEKKAQQALRQYAKDLFRAKQQVEESARRLAAIIGEQDEKNERLEMEIAERKRVEEALRESELRYRELSIRDELTGLFNARHFFELAEAEIRRTTRYGHPLSLIFIDLDDFKKFNDAHGHLAGDKVLAALGRVLSSSIRDTDAAFRYGGEEFIILLPETPGKEAMLQADRVREAFRGITFTPAQACQTLSVGVAQFKAGETLRGFIHRADQAMYRAKSSGKNQCRLAD, from the coding sequence ATGAAGGACGAGAAAAAGACCAAAAAAGACCTCCTGCGGGAACTGCGCGAACTGCGCCTGCACGCCCGCCTCCTGGAAACCCTGGGCATCCAGCCCGGAGGCACGGACGCCAAGTTGCCGTTGCGCCACATGCTGGACGCCATCCACGACGGCATCACGCTCATGGACCGCGACCTCACGGTGGTCCTGACCAACTCCACGGTGGACCGCTGGTACGCCCACGCCATGCCGGTGCTGGGCCGCAAATGCCACGACGTCTTCCTGGGCCGCAAGGCCCCCTGTCACGACTGCCCCTCCCTGCGGGCCATGGAGACCGGGGCCGTGCAGCACTACGAGGCCCAGCGCCTGGGTCCGGAGGGCCCGGACGGCTGGCTGGAGGTCTACGCCTCGCCGATCATGGACGAGGAAGGCCGCGCCGTGGCCGTGCTGGAATATTCCCGGGACATCACCAAGCGTCGGCAGGCCGAGGAGGCCCTTTCCCGCAGCGAGGAGAACTACCGCCTGCTGGTGGAAAACCAGGCCGACATGGTGGTCAAGTTCGATCCCCAGGGCCACATCCTTTTCGCCAGCCCGGCCCTGTGCAGGGCCCTGGGCCGCTCCGAGGCCCAACTCATCGGCTCCCATTACGGCCCCCTGGTCCACCCGGAGGACCGTCCCATCGCCGAGGCCGGTTTCGGAACCCTCTTCGCCCCGCCCTACACCCTGACCAGCCGGACCCGCGTCCTGACCGCCTCGGGCTGGCGCTGGCAGCAGTGGTCCCACCGCGCCGTCGTGAATGTCCGGGGCGAGGTGAGCGAGGTGGTCGGCACGGGCCGGGACATCGAGGATCAGAAACGCGCCGAGACGGCCCTGCAGGAATCCGAGGCCCGCTTCCGCACGCTCACCGAAACCGCCACAGTGGCCATCTTCATCATCCAGGGCGAGCACATCGTCTACATCAACCCGGCGGGAGAGCAGCTCTGCGGCAGGTCGCTCGAGGAACTGCATCCCCTCCCCTTCTGGGAGATCGCCCACCCGGACATGCGCGAAACCGTACGCGCATACGGGCTGGCCCGGCAGAAAGGCGAGTCGCCTCCCTCTTCCTACGAAATGGAGATCCAGCTTCCCTCGGGCCAGACCCGCTGGGCCGACCTTTCGGTGACCAGCATGGAATATCGGGGGGCCCCGGCGATCATCGGCACGGCCTCGGACATCACCGAACGCCGCCGGGCCACGCTGGCCCTGCGCGACTCCGAGGCCCGCTTCCGCTCCGTGTTCGAAAGCGCCGCCGTGGGCATCGCCCTGGCCGACACCCGGGGCGTCCTGGTGGACGTGAACCACACCTTCCTGGACATGCTCGGCTACGAGGCGCACGAAGCCCTGGGCCGCTCGGCCTCGGACTTCGCCTTCCCCGAGGAGACCGACGTCTCGGAGGCGAACCAGCGCAGAACCCTGGCCGCCCCCTCCACGCCCTTCCGCACCGAGCGCCGTTACCGCCGCAAGGACGGCTCCGAACTCTGGGCGGACATCTCCGTGTCGCCCATCCTGGACCAGAACGGACGGGTGAGCGCGCTCATGGCCGTGCTCCTGGACATCGGCGAGGCCAAGCGGGCCTCCCTGGCCCTCAACGAGACGCTGGACGAACTGGACAGCGTGCTGGACAACAGTCTGGTGGGCATCGCGGTCATGCGCGACCGGGTCATCACCCGGGTGAACTCCCGCATGGCCGACATGCTCGGCTACACGGCCCAGGAGCTGCTGGGCCGAAGCTCCCGCGTCATCCACATCTCGGACAAGTATTTCGAGGAGTTCGGCCAAGTCTACCACCGCCGCCTGGACCGCACCCAGTTCACCAACATCGAGTACCCGCTCATGCGCAAGGACGGCCGGGAAATCTGGTGCCGCCTGGCGGGCAAGGCCATCGACCGAAGCAACCTGAGCCGGGGCGTGGTCTGGTGCGTGGAGGACGTGACCGAGGAAAAGAAGGCCCAGCAGGCCCTGCGCCAATACGCCAAGGATCTCTTCCGCGCCAAGCAGCAGGTGGAGGAGAGCGCCAGGAGGCTGGCCGCCATCATCGGCGAACAGGACGAGAAGAACGAACGGCTGGAGATGGAGATCGCGGAACGCAAGCGCGTGGAGGAGGCCCTGCGGGAGTCCGAGCTGCGCTACCGCGAGCTCTCCATCCGCGACGAGCTGACCGGGCTGTTCAACGCCCGCCACTTCTTCGAGCTGGCCGAGGCCGAGATCCGGCGCACCACCCGTTACGGCCACCCCCTCTCGCTCATCTTCATCGACCTGGACGACTTCAAGAAATTCAACGACGCCCACGGCCATCTGGCCGGAGACAAGGTTCTGGCCGCCCTGGGCCGGGTGCTCTCCTCCTCCATCCGCGACACGGACGCGGCCTTCCGTTACGGAGGCGAGGAGTTCATCATCCTTCTGCCGGAAACCCCCGGCAAGGAAGCCATGCTCCAGGCCGACCGGGTCCGCGAGGCCTTCCGGGGGATCACCTTCACCCCGGCGCAGGCCTGCCAGACCCTCTCCGTGGGCGTGGCCCAGTTCAAGGCCGGCGAAACCCTGCGGGGATTCATCCACCGCGCGGACCAGGCCATGTACCGGGCGAAGAGTTCAGGCAAGAACCAGTGCCGCCTGGCGGACTGA